AACTTAATAGAGATTGTCCGAGTGGTAAGTGGGTATAGAGATTTGGCTTCTTTATTCGGAGGAAGTAGTGGTATAGATTAGCGATCGCCATATCAGGTGATCGTTTAACTACATCTGCTTTTAAAGCCGTAAGCCACAATATTAATTTTATATGATATGCTAGTCTCAGCATATTTGTAATGTGAGTAGTTTATTTTTGAAGCCTGTTGAATGGATTGGAAGTTCTCTAGATGATTTAAAAGATTTCCCAAACGAGGTTCAGCAAGTTGTGGGTTATGCCTTGTATATAGCTCAATGTGGAGACAAGCATCCTATTGCTAAGCCACTTAAAGGGTTTAAAGGTGCTGGGGTTGTGGAAGTGGTAGATGACTTTGATGGAGATACTTATCGGGCAGTTTATACGATCAAATTTGCTGATGTTGTTTATGTTTTGCATTCCTTTCAAAAGAAGTCGAAACAGGGCATTGCTACTCCAAAGCAAGATATGGATTTGATTGAAGCAAGACTAAAACGCGCTAAAGAACATTACTCTGAGCATTACAACAAGAAATAAAGGAAGGTGCTAAATGACTGAAGAGATTAAGGTACAAAAAAGTAGTGGTAATGTATTTGCAGATTTGGGATTAGAGAATTCTGATGAGTTGCTGGTTAAAGCAGAACTTGCTTACAAAATCAGCAGTATCATTACTAAGTTAGAAATAACTCAAGTTGAAGCGGCTAAGCTATTGGGAATCGATCAGCCTAAGATGTCGGCTTTGCTCAATGGCAAGTTATCAGGATTTTCGACTGTGAGGTTGTTTAGATTTTTAAATTCTCTGGGTCGTGATGTGGAG
This genomic stretch from Pseudanabaena galeata CCNP1313 harbors:
- a CDS encoding type II toxin-antitoxin system RelE/ParE family toxin, giving the protein MSSLFLKPVEWIGSSLDDLKDFPNEVQQVVGYALYIAQCGDKHPIAKPLKGFKGAGVVEVVDDFDGDTYRAVYTIKFADVVYVLHSFQKKSKQGIATPKQDMDLIEARLKRAKEHYSEHYNKK
- a CDS encoding helix-turn-helix domain-containing protein, which produces MTEEIKVQKSSGNVFADLGLENSDELLVKAELAYKISSIITKLEITQVEAAKLLGIDQPKMSALLNGKLSGFSTVRLFRFLNSLGRDVEIVVKDKPKSRSQARTQVVSR